A genomic region of Cyprinus carpio isolate SPL01 chromosome B13, ASM1834038v1, whole genome shotgun sequence contains the following coding sequences:
- the got1 gene encoding aspartate aminotransferase, cytoplasmic — MSIFGEVPQAAPVAVFKLTADFREDQNPRKVNLGVGAYRTDECQPWVLPVVRKVEKMIADDHSLNHEYLPILGLPEFRSSSSKIALGEDSPAIKDNRVGAVQCLGGTGALKIGAEFLRRWYNGTDNTKTPVYVSAPTWENHNAVFSNAGFEDIRPYKYWDAGKRGLDLEGFLGDLESAPDHSIFVLHACAHNPTGTDPTQDQWKQIADVMMRKSLFAFFDSAYQGFASGNLDKDAWAVRYFVSQGFELFCAQSFSKNFGLYNERVGNLTVVAKDQDNLNRVLSQMEKIVRITWSNPPSQGARLVAITLNTPELFAEWKDNVKTMADRVLLMRAQLKEKLKALGTPGTWEHITEQIGMFSFTGLNPKQVEYLVKEKHIYLMASGRINMCGLTTKNIDYVAESIHEAVTTVQ, encoded by the exons ATGTCGATATTTGGTGAAGTCCCGCAAGCTGCTCCTGTCGCGGTGTTTAAACTGACAGCAGACTTCCGTGAAGATCAGAATCCCAGGAAGGTGAATCTGGGAGTCGGAG CCTACAGGACAGATGAATGTCAGCCCTGGGTTCTGCCCGTGGTGAGAAAAGTGGAGAAGATGATCGCTGATGACCATAGTTTGAACCACGAGTACCTGCCCATTCTAGGCCTGCCAGAGTTTCGTTCAAGCTCATCTAAGATCGCTCTGGGTGAAGACAGTCCTGCCATCAAGGACAATCGG GTAGGAGCTGTGCAGTGTTTAGGTGGCACCGGTGCTCTGAAGATCGGAGCCGAGTTTCTTCGCCGTTGGTATAATGGAACTGACAACACAAAAACTCCAGTTTATGTGTCGGCACCCACATGGG AGAACCACAATGCCGTTTTCTCTAATGCTGGATTTGAGGACATCCGTCCATACAAATACTGGGATGCAGGGAAGCGTGGACTCGATCTGGAAGGATTTCTGGGTGACCTGGAG AGCGCACCTGATCACTCCATCTTTGTGCTGCATGCCTGCGCTCACAACCCCACCGGCACAGATCCCACCCAGGACCAATGGAAGCAGATCGCTGATGTCATGATG CGAAAGAGTCTGTTTGCCTTCTTTGATTCAGCCTATCAGGGTTTTGCCTCAGGAAATTTAGATAAGGATGCCTGGGCTGTCCGCTATTTTGTGTCACAAGGTTTTGAATTGTTCTGTGCCCAGTCGTTCTCAAAGAACTTCGGTCTGTACA ATGAGAGAGTGGGGAACCTGACTGTTGTAGCCAAAGACCAAGACAATTTGAACCGTGTATTGTCTCAAATGGAGAAGATAGTTCGAATCACCTGGTCCAACCCTCCGTCCCAGGGTGCACGTCTGGTtgccatcacactcaacaccccTGAACTCTTTGCTGAATG GAAGGACAATGTGAAGACCATGGCAGACAGAGTCCTGCTCATGCGTGCTCAGCTGAAGGAAAAACTCAAAGCACTCGGAACTCCAGGAACCTGGGAGCACATCACTGAACAGATCGGCATGTTCAGCTTCACCGGACTCAACC cTAAGCAGGTGGAGTACCTGGTGAAAGAAAAGCACATTTATCTAATGGCGAGCGGTCGCATAAACATGTGTGGCCTCACCACCAAGAACATCGACTATGTGGCCGAGTCCATTCATGAAGCTGTCACTACAGTCCAATAA